In Desulforhopalus sp., a single genomic region encodes these proteins:
- a CDS encoding response regulator, with amino-acid sequence MKILVIDDDELIRSLIRVWLEREGFTIHEAENGRKGVEKHRLCPVDLVICDLIMPVQEGIETITQFREEFPEVGIIAISGGGKICPDSYLAVAKQIGAWQVFAKPLDMPSLTAAIKEWRLSQGSK; translated from the coding sequence ATGAAAATTCTGGTAATAGATGATGATGAGCTCATTCGCTCCCTTATCCGTGTATGGTTGGAGAGGGAGGGATTTACGATACATGAAGCTGAAAATGGCCGGAAGGGCGTTGAAAAACATCGCCTTTGCCCTGTTGATCTGGTGATCTGCGATCTTATCATGCCGGTCCAGGAAGGTATTGAGACAATCACACAATTCAGGGAGGAATTTCCGGAAGTCGGTATAATCGCCATTTCCGGAGGCGGAAAAATCTGCCCGGATTCTTATTTGGCAGTTGCCAAACAAATTGGGGCATGGCAGGTTTTTGCCAAACCACTTGACATGCCCTCTTTGACGGCAGCAATCAAAGAATGGCGACTTTCGCAGGGCTCGAAATGA
- a CDS encoding YvcK family protein, protein MILDTIQEMEKVQLSPLDLLPQHDLREKIVDLVLRGVPENVHSQARTLLLSLRNELVETSVEEVKVVVFGGGTGLSNIIGGDSRQENWAKKPFVGLKEIFPQTRSIVCITDNGGSTGELLKDLPLVAVGDMRHVLLSSIESSNLQKRYNIDIFEAIKTATILAEIFNCRSSQPFSKTSPIIQEILSRLSTLPRALEQYLKYLLEYLFFDRRFAETLHRPHCLGNLLLAAAIYREVDHDISNEQLAIRQELLHKAIFKGMNALARMVGACERAVLPCTSTPAQLRVLYTNGVEIIGEHKLSESRRGFPVDSVQIDYCDRVRVYDEVLADIAGADILILAPGSLYSSIIPVFKVPGLADTVRSNRNALKVLVSNLWVQAGETDLSIADPERKFHVSDMIRAYEKNIPGGTRGLFNEVLCISLNDIPASVLQRYAVEGKVPIFVDKEELFRGSYIPIECGVYSRKALVERGVIQHDPDILAQAIKALYNGRSCFYSRTGKVGDENILPGNSLLRQASCLLPCQRFLGIKEKLAKVEVHCIGNNFGIDTDTLKEEICNILWNHPIIPLHHLDYFNSIHCIDRNNWHRDQQWDNVFSFFDPEDKAIKIRGDQIGVRQKLEIALMIALGESLLGNYALKKEMQDVQMDTISLGRVYHLYLREEKQRSCFLTHEQVRSFLALARMCFTEDENHYTRLINKGEGFTPPGLLMGLMYAWYIDNRLASHIEYKMSVMKIDQTDLIPEQLKMAGRRRKMVSFFKEVVFRQQPSSGEPNPAYEG, encoded by the coding sequence TTGATACTTGATACAATTCAGGAAATGGAGAAGGTTCAACTCTCCCCACTGGACCTTCTTCCACAGCACGATCTGCGTGAAAAGATTGTTGACCTCGTCTTGCGCGGCGTTCCCGAAAACGTCCATTCTCAGGCCCGGACGCTGCTTCTTTCCTTGCGTAACGAGCTCGTCGAGACAAGTGTCGAAGAGGTGAAGGTCGTTGTTTTTGGCGGGGGCACGGGTCTGTCAAATATTATTGGCGGCGATTCCCGTCAGGAAAACTGGGCGAAAAAGCCTTTTGTCGGCCTCAAAGAAATTTTCCCGCAAACACGGTCGATTGTCTGTATCACCGATAATGGCGGCTCGACCGGCGAGTTGTTAAAAGACCTGCCCCTTGTGGCTGTAGGCGACATGCGCCATGTGCTTCTGTCGTCGATAGAAAGCAGCAATCTCCAGAAGAGATACAATATTGATATCTTTGAAGCGATCAAGACTGCAACTATCCTCGCTGAGATCTTCAACTGCCGATCAAGCCAACCATTTAGTAAGACCTCCCCAATTATTCAGGAGATACTTAGTAGACTTAGTACCTTACCAAGGGCCTTAGAACAGTATCTGAAATATCTCCTTGAATATCTTTTTTTCGATCGGCGTTTTGCCGAAACCCTGCATCGCCCGCATTGCCTAGGAAATCTCTTGCTCGCCGCGGCCATCTATCGCGAAGTCGATCATGATATATCCAATGAACAATTGGCCATAAGACAGGAATTGCTGCACAAGGCCATCTTTAAAGGCATGAATGCCCTGGCACGAATGGTCGGCGCTTGTGAACGGGCAGTTCTCCCGTGCACCTCAACACCAGCCCAACTCCGGGTGTTGTATACCAACGGAGTCGAGATCATCGGTGAACATAAATTGAGCGAGTCAAGAAGGGGCTTTCCTGTAGACAGCGTTCAGATAGATTATTGTGATAGGGTCCGGGTGTATGATGAAGTCTTGGCGGACATAGCCGGCGCCGATATTCTTATTCTTGCTCCCGGGAGTTTGTATTCTTCTATTATTCCGGTTTTCAAGGTGCCAGGCCTTGCCGATACAGTGCGCAGCAATCGCAATGCTTTAAAGGTGTTAGTGTCAAATCTCTGGGTTCAAGCAGGAGAAACCGATTTGAGCATAGCTGATCCGGAAAGAAAATTTCATGTGTCGGATATGATCCGGGCCTATGAAAAAAACATCCCGGGTGGCACCAGAGGGCTTTTTAATGAGGTTCTTTGCATTTCGCTCAACGATATCCCCGCTTCGGTTTTACAACGGTATGCGGTTGAAGGGAAGGTGCCGATCTTTGTTGATAAAGAGGAGCTCTTTCGTGGTAGCTATATTCCTATAGAATGTGGGGTGTATTCCCGCAAGGCATTGGTTGAAAGAGGGGTCATTCAGCACGATCCCGACATTCTCGCCCAGGCCATTAAGGCACTTTACAACGGCCGGAGCTGTTTTTACTCACGCACCGGCAAGGTTGGCGATGAGAACATCCTGCCTGGCAACAGCCTATTGCGTCAAGCATCGTGTTTGCTGCCTTGCCAACGTTTTCTCGGCATTAAGGAAAAGCTTGCAAAGGTGGAGGTTCATTGTATCGGTAACAATTTTGGTATTGATACTGACACCCTCAAAGAGGAGATATGTAATATTCTTTGGAATCATCCAATCATCCCCCTTCACCACCTCGATTACTTTAATTCCATTCATTGCATTGATCGTAACAATTGGCACCGGGATCAACAGTGGGACAATGTCTTCTCCTTTTTTGATCCTGAGGATAAGGCAATAAAAATCAGAGGTGACCAGATTGGTGTCAGGCAGAAACTAGAAATAGCCCTGATGATTGCCCTTGGCGAATCGCTTCTCGGCAACTACGCCCTCAAGAAGGAGATGCAGGATGTGCAGATGGATACAATATCTCTTGGCCGTGTATACCATCTCTATCTAAGGGAGGAAAAGCAGCGCAGTTGTTTCCTGACCCATGAACAGGTCAGGTCGTTCCTGGCCCTCGCCCGAATGTGCTTTACTGAGGACGAGAATCATTACACCAGGTTAATAAATAAGGGGGAGGGTTTTACCCCGCCGGGTTTGCTGATGGGGCTTATGTATGCCTGGTACATTGATAACCGGCTGGCAAGCCATATTGAATATAAGATGTCGGTAATGAAGATTGACCAAACCGACCTCATTCCCGAACAACTCAAAATGGCCGGCAGAAGACGTAAAATGGTCAGTTTTTTCAAAGAGGTGGTTTTTCGACAGCAACCATCTAGCGGAGAACCTAATCCGGCTTATGAGGGATGA
- the kdsB gene encoding 3-deoxy-manno-octulosonate cytidylyltransferase has translation MTIQKPEVVAIIPARYDSNRFPGKPLALIAGKPMVQHVVERARAVKMLSRVVVATDDERIARCVEGFGGEYVMTRKNHVSGSDRLAEAAEILKISEHDVVVNIQGDQPLFPAEVVQQVAQPLLDDPALPMSTLIYKIIRPEEINDPNHVKTVFDRDYYALYFSRSPIPFQRNPSETIKPTYYKHLGFYAYRKGFLLSFVALPEGEWERFEKLEQLRALEFGYKIKLVITQHDSIEVDTPEELLRVEQYLLKRT, from the coding sequence ATGACGATTCAAAAACCAGAAGTTGTTGCCATTATCCCGGCACGTTATGACTCCAATCGATTTCCCGGCAAACCTCTGGCACTCATTGCCGGTAAACCCATGGTTCAGCATGTTGTGGAAAGAGCCCGGGCGGTAAAAATGCTCTCACGGGTGGTTGTCGCAACCGACGACGAACGGATCGCCCGCTGTGTCGAAGGGTTCGGGGGTGAGTACGTTATGACACGAAAAAACCACGTTTCCGGATCAGACCGGCTTGCCGAGGCCGCTGAAATTCTGAAGATCTCGGAGCACGATGTCGTGGTGAATATCCAGGGTGACCAGCCTCTTTTCCCAGCCGAGGTGGTGCAACAGGTAGCGCAACCCCTGCTTGATGACCCGGCGCTGCCTATGTCAACCCTTATTTATAAAATCATCCGCCCGGAAGAGATCAACGATCCTAACCATGTGAAAACAGTATTCGATCGCGATTATTACGCATTGTATTTCTCCCGGTCCCCCATACCATTTCAACGCAATCCGAGTGAAACCATCAAGCCGACCTATTACAAGCATCTCGGTTTTTATGCCTACCGGAAAGGCTTTCTCTTATCCTTTGTCGCTTTGCCTGAGGGCGAGTGGGAACGATTCGAAAAACTCGAACAACTGCGTGCGCTGGAGTTTGGGTATAAAATAAAACTGGTTATAACGCAACATGACTCCATAGAAGTTGATACCCCCGAGGAACTTCTACGGGTGGAACAGTATCTTCTCAAAAGAACCTGA
- a CDS encoding class I SAM-dependent methyltransferase, giving the protein MNPPPSILVSSTINSVGILQKAADLAKKLGLPFVERVTEDLSDFVLAYTPEGLALLHASAGGKKTLHRLLFVDFVGGKNAYRLHKDCSIKQPLARAAGIKSGLRPEVLDGTAGLGADAFVLASLGCQVTMCERSPVIAALLADGLQRARENKGTIANITQRMRLMEGDAANYLHHCAENYSTVYLDPMYPHREDSALNRQSMRIIRALAGDDQDSGELLTLAVAHATNRVVVKRPRLAPPLTEDAPSHIISMKNSRFDIYLTFNSCRS; this is encoded by the coding sequence GTGAATCCCCCCCCTTCAATACTCGTTTCATCTACAATAAATTCGGTTGGAATTCTACAAAAAGCGGCCGACCTGGCGAAGAAACTCGGGCTTCCTTTTGTTGAGCGGGTGACCGAAGATTTGTCTGATTTCGTCCTCGCCTACACCCCGGAAGGACTGGCACTTCTGCACGCCTCAGCGGGTGGCAAGAAGACCCTGCACCGCCTTCTCTTTGTCGATTTTGTCGGCGGCAAAAATGCCTACCGCTTGCATAAAGACTGTTCAATCAAACAACCGCTCGCTCGGGCGGCCGGCATCAAATCGGGTCTTCGGCCTGAGGTGTTGGATGGCACGGCCGGGCTGGGCGCCGATGCCTTTGTCTTGGCAAGTCTTGGCTGCCAGGTAACGATGTGTGAACGATCGCCGGTTATCGCCGCCCTTCTGGCCGATGGGCTGCAAAGGGCCAGGGAAAATAAAGGTACTATAGCGAATATAACCCAGAGAATGCGCCTGATGGAAGGCGATGCCGCAAACTATCTGCACCACTGTGCTGAAAACTATTCCACGGTGTATCTTGACCCAATGTACCCGCATCGTGAGGATTCGGCTCTCAACCGCCAATCCATGCGGATTATCCGGGCACTGGCCGGAGATGATCAGGATAGCGGCGAATTATTAACGCTGGCCGTTGCCCATGCCACCAACCGGGTAGTAGTAAAGCGACCTCGCCTGGCACCGCCCCTCACCGAGGACGCCCCCTCGCACATTATTTCCATGAAGAACAGCCGATTCGATATTTATCTCACCTTCAACAGCTGCCGATCATAA
- a CDS encoding 23S rRNA (pseudouridine(1915)-N(3))-methyltransferase RlmH, producing MKHELLLLGKTKDRFLADGIKEYAARLCHYTTFSITTLKEKTKTRDQATVIDCEGRLLLQAVAPGALIVALDARGKQFSSEAFSEKIVSWEIQGMKQICYLIGGPDGHAPSVLQAADLLLSLSSMTFTHDMTRMILVEQLYRAYTIKAGEKYHK from the coding sequence ATGAAACATGAATTGCTGCTTCTGGGAAAGACAAAGGACCGATTTCTGGCCGACGGTATAAAAGAATATGCCGCAAGATTGTGCCATTACACCACATTCTCGATAACAACTCTGAAGGAAAAGACAAAGACGCGGGATCAAGCGACTGTCATTGATTGCGAGGGCCGGTTGCTGTTGCAGGCGGTTGCCCCGGGGGCATTGATCGTCGCTTTGGATGCACGAGGAAAGCAGTTTTCTTCGGAGGCATTTTCTGAGAAGATTGTATCCTGGGAAATACAGGGGATGAAGCAGATTTGTTATCTCATCGGGGGACCTGATGGCCATGCACCGAGCGTTCTGCAAGCCGCAGATCTTCTTTTATCACTGTCGTCGATGACCTTTACCCATGATATGACCCGGATGATTCTGGTCGAACAACTCTACCGGGCGTACACCATCAAGGCCGGCGAAAAATACCATAAATAG
- a CDS encoding YkgJ family cysteine cluster protein: MVEVSQIFSCQRCGYCCHGETTVSLNEDDRKRMVQTLKIPEGEVRRQYWRITGNIVQMKTVDGHCVFYDQGCKVHDGRPWRCAQWPLHPSILVDENNLRTIAESCPGINKNLSWQEFCGILRQLLDNSKCLC, from the coding sequence ATGGTAGAAGTCTCCCAGATTTTTTCCTGTCAGCGCTGCGGCTACTGCTGCCATGGTGAAACCACGGTATCCCTTAACGAAGATGACCGGAAGCGAATGGTGCAAACCTTGAAAATACCGGAAGGTGAGGTCAGACGGCAATATTGGCGAATCACCGGCAACATCGTGCAGATGAAAACGGTCGATGGCCATTGTGTTTTTTACGATCAAGGCTGCAAGGTACACGACGGCAGGCCATGGCGTTGTGCGCAGTGGCCACTCCATCCATCCATTCTTGTTGATGAAAATAATCTGCGTACCATTGCCGAGTCGTGCCCCGGCATCAACAAGAACCTTTCGTGGCAGGAATTCTGCGGCATTCTGCGACAACTGCTGGATAACTCCAAATGCTTGTGTTAG
- a CDS encoding YqgE/AlgH family protein, whose protein sequence is MNGQIHSGENSLAGTFLVSTPQMPDPRFEEHVIYICAHNEDGAMGVAINQPNRAFSLAEVLRGANLPIPECELPPVYIGGPVDLESAFILYLSEYSAEHRLDVSETVSLTRETKVLEDIAKGRGPEKFLFLLGYTGWGPGQLERELMENGWLSVPANDEIIFNSPDEFKWKAAAMHYGIDIATFEDVIGNA, encoded by the coding sequence ATGAACGGGCAAATACATTCGGGAGAAAACTCCCTTGCCGGTACCTTTTTAGTCTCAACGCCACAGATGCCCGATCCACGGTTTGAAGAGCATGTTATCTATATCTGTGCCCACAATGAAGATGGAGCTATGGGAGTGGCAATTAATCAACCAAATCGAGCATTTTCTCTTGCCGAGGTTCTCCGCGGCGCTAATCTGCCCATTCCAGAATGTGAATTACCACCGGTGTATATCGGGGGACCAGTCGACCTGGAATCGGCTTTCATCCTCTATCTTTCAGAATACTCTGCCGAACACCGGCTCGATGTTAGTGAAACGGTATCTCTCACCCGGGAGACAAAAGTGCTTGAAGATATAGCAAAAGGGCGAGGACCTGAGAAATTTCTCTTTCTTCTTGGTTATACCGGATGGGGGCCCGGCCAGTTGGAACGCGAATTGATGGAAAATGGCTGGTTGAGCGTTCCAGCCAATGATGAGATTATTTTCAATAGTCCTGATGAGTTCAAATGGAAGGCGGCTGCTATGCATTATGGCATTGATATCGCAACGTTCGAAGATGTTATCGGTAACGCCTGA
- the glgB gene encoding 1,4-alpha-glucan branching protein GlgB, with protein sequence MNSNFEKLLTCDHYDPFCYLGSHFDIPKAGLVTIRTFQPHAREVRLLLADQSIEMAKTFREGLFETVLPVDELTDPSLDPFSYRYEILFHSGVVITTNDPYRFPVLLGEQDRFLFNAGRNYKIYDHLGAHRTHCHNIAGSVFRTWAPNARAVSVIGNFNGWDGRVHPMRSLGASGIWELFIPHLQEEEIYKFQIKTQEGYNLEKSDPYQFYGELRPKSGSVVKTIDKYTWNDQQWQDARRTTAPYDQAMTIYEVHPGSWRRDPADPERFLTFKELADTLVPYAKQLGFTHIELLPVMEHPLDESWGYQVTAPYSLTSRYGTPQEFMYFVDHCHQNGLGVILDWVPAHFPKDAHSLGRFDGSALYEHEDHRRGSHPEWGTYIYNYGRNEVSNYLIANALFWLDKYHIDGLRVDAVASMIYLDYARKDGEWLPNCYGGKENLEAIEFLRHLNAIVYEHYPNTLLIAEESTSFYGVSKPTNHGGLGFGFKWNMGWMNDILGYFAKDPLYRKFHHNSLTFSIMYAFSENFVLPLSHDEVVHGKKSLIDKMPGDLWQKFANLRLLLLTMWMHPGKKLLFMGGEFAQWSEWYCKQSLDWHLLEENDYHRTLQTFVGDLNRLYTSHPALWEQDFNGEGFSWLDLEDRNNSIISFARYGKDRRDHLVVLLNYTPQVFTNYKIGLPNSCRYREIFCSDNAVYSGSDKSGPKILTPILQPYAQAPFHATITVPPLAGVVFAPINE encoded by the coding sequence ATGAATAGCAATTTCGAAAAACTGTTGACCTGTGATCATTACGACCCCTTTTGTTATCTCGGCAGCCATTTTGATATACCCAAGGCCGGTTTGGTTACCATTCGCACATTCCAGCCGCATGCCAGGGAGGTACGCCTTCTTCTAGCCGATCAATCCATTGAAATGGCCAAGACCTTCCGAGAAGGCCTTTTTGAGACCGTTTTGCCTGTTGACGAATTGACCGATCCTTCCCTCGACCCCTTTTCCTATCGCTATGAAATACTTTTTCACAGCGGTGTGGTAATCACCACCAATGACCCGTACCGTTTTCCAGTGTTGCTTGGCGAACAGGACCGATTTCTCTTCAACGCCGGAAGAAATTATAAAATATACGACCATCTGGGAGCTCATCGAACTCACTGCCACAATATCGCTGGATCGGTGTTTCGTACCTGGGCCCCGAACGCCAGGGCCGTCTCGGTGATTGGCAATTTCAATGGCTGGGATGGCCGGGTGCATCCCATGCGTTCTCTCGGGGCATCGGGAATATGGGAACTTTTCATTCCCCACCTCCAGGAGGAGGAGATCTACAAATTCCAAATAAAGACCCAAGAAGGCTACAATCTGGAAAAATCCGATCCCTATCAGTTCTATGGCGAACTGCGACCAAAGTCGGGATCTGTGGTCAAGACTATCGACAAGTACACCTGGAATGATCAGCAGTGGCAAGACGCACGGCGAACAACCGCGCCTTACGATCAGGCCATGACTATCTATGAGGTGCATCCCGGTTCATGGCGCAGGGATCCCGCTGACCCCGAGAGATTTCTGACCTTCAAGGAACTTGCGGACACCCTCGTTCCATACGCCAAACAACTGGGATTCACCCATATCGAACTGTTGCCGGTCATGGAGCATCCGCTCGATGAATCCTGGGGATACCAGGTCACCGCACCCTATTCCCTTACCAGCCGGTATGGAACGCCGCAGGAATTCATGTATTTCGTCGACCATTGTCACCAGAATGGCCTGGGGGTCATTCTCGACTGGGTTCCCGCGCACTTTCCCAAGGATGCGCACAGTCTCGGTCGGTTTGATGGCTCAGCACTGTATGAACACGAAGACCACCGCCGCGGCTCGCATCCCGAGTGGGGAACCTATATTTATAACTACGGCCGCAATGAGGTGAGTAACTACCTTATCGCCAATGCTCTGTTCTGGCTCGACAAATACCACATCGACGGCCTTCGGGTCGACGCCGTGGCATCAATGATCTATCTCGATTATGCCCGAAAGGATGGAGAATGGCTGCCCAACTGTTACGGCGGCAAGGAAAATCTTGAGGCCATTGAGTTTCTCCGTCACCTCAATGCGATAGTCTACGAACACTACCCCAACACCCTGCTCATTGCCGAGGAATCAACCAGCTTTTACGGCGTTTCCAAACCGACCAACCATGGCGGTTTGGGTTTTGGCTTTAAATGGAATATGGGGTGGATGAACGATATCCTCGGGTATTTCGCCAAAGATCCGCTGTATCGTAAATTTCACCATAATAGCCTTACTTTCTCAATAATGTACGCCTTTTCGGAGAATTTTGTTCTCCCTTTATCCCATGACGAAGTTGTCCATGGCAAAAAGTCTTTGATCGATAAAATGCCCGGCGATCTCTGGCAGAAATTTGCCAACCTTCGCTTGCTGCTTTTAACCATGTGGATGCACCCCGGCAAGAAACTGCTCTTCATGGGTGGAGAATTCGCTCAATGGTCGGAGTGGTATTGTAAACAGAGCCTTGACTGGCACCTGCTGGAGGAAAATGACTATCACCGAACACTGCAAACCTTTGTTGGTGACCTTAACCGGCTGTATACCTCACACCCGGCACTCTGGGAACAGGACTTCAACGGCGAAGGTTTCTCCTGGCTCGACCTGGAAGATAGAAACAACTCAATCATCTCCTTCGCCAGGTACGGAAAAGACCGGCGCGATCACCTGGTGGTACTCCTGAACTATACCCCCCAGGTCTTCACCAATTATAAAATCGGTCTGCCCAATTCCTGTCGTTACCGGGAGATCTTCTGCTCAGATAACGCCGTATACAGTGGTTCGGACAAGAGTGGCCCGAAGATCCTTACTCCGATCCTTCAGCCGTATGCCCAGGCACCATTTCACGCAACCATTACCGTACCGCCGCTGGCGGGTGTGGTGTTTGCACCAATCAACGAGTAA